A region from the Leishmania panamensis strain MHOM/PA/94/PSC-1 chromosome 20 sequence genome encodes:
- a CDS encoding hypothetical protein (TriTrypDB/GeneDB-style sysID: LpmP.20.1600), producing MDNSHFSKMLKECRIIGKTFTSTDADLLFSKVKAKEARRISFTEFKEKTIPEVAAKMKTPEEIETMITNAAPKSNSTKADAVRFHDDKSTYTGAAKQGGPTNVDRNAGSLAGVVDRRQQTIDNRGTTAKQL from the coding sequence ATGGACAATTCGCACTTCTCCAAGATGCTGAAGGAGTGCAGGATCATTGGCAAGACCTTCACATCCACGGACGCCGACCTGCTCTTCAGCAAGGTGAAGGCGAAGGAAGCGCGCAGGATCAGCTTCACGGAGTTCAAGGAAAAGACCATTCCCGAGGTGGCTGCCAAGATGAAGACCCCCGAAGAAATTGAGACCATGATCACTAACGCCGCCCCCAAGTCCAACAGCACCAAGGCTGATGCGGTCCGCTTTCACGACGACAAGAGCACCTACACCGGTGCCGCGAAGCAGGGCGGTCCGACGAATGTGGACCGAAACGCTGGCTCGCTCGCGGGTGTCGTCGATCGTCGCCAACAGACGATCGACAACCGTGGTACAACTGCGAAGCAGCTCTAA
- a CDS encoding amastin-like surface protein, putative (TriTrypDB/GeneDB-style sysID: LpmP.20.1610) has translation MEWNLMLLLYAALQFIAFLLVLVATPLDMFRITDNQSIVNGYFSLWGSRQSVGDLSFFSPITILWAACPGRLMRFRVAQALAVLSILVYGAAAVLGVVILFCCPLLRWICVMLNIMGAVTVCVVWAAMVLTYFTDEGRTCPALHSFTVYGVGFALLVAAWVLDLINITFLVVPFHIMLFGKADSAADNLEEKSKGESEEHSSQKEEEE, from the coding sequence ATGGAGTGGAATCTCATGCTGTTACTCTACGCGGCCCTCCAGTTCATCGCGTTTTTAttggtgctggtggcgacgccgctggATATGTTTCGCATCACTGACAATCAAAGCATCGTTAACGGATATTTTTCGTTGTGGGGATCACGTCAGAGTGTCGGTGATTTATCATTCTTCAGTCCCATCACTATTTTGTGGGCTGCGTGCCCCGGCCGCCTGATGCGTTTCCGCGTTGCTCAGGCACTCGCTGTCCTCTCTATCCTCGTGTacggcgctgcggccgtCCTGGGCGTCGTCATACTGTTCTGCTGCCCTCTCTTACGCTGGATATGCGTGATGCTCAACATTATGGGTGCCGTCACCGTGTGCGTTGTCTGGGCTGCCATGGTGTTGACCTATTTTACTGATGAAGGCAGGACATGTCCAGCTCTCCATAGTTTTACGGTGTATGGTGTCGGCTTCGCACTCCTCGTGGCTGCCTGGGTGCTGGATCTGATCAACATCACATTCTTAGTAGTTCCGTTCCACATTATGCTTTTCGGTAAGGCTGACAGTGCCGCTGACAACTTGGAGGAAAAATCGAAAGGAGAGTCGGAAGAACATAGCAGccaaaaggaggaggaggagtag